Below is a genomic region from Azoarcus sp. KH32C.
GTCCGGCTGAACTTCCGGCCCGGGAGCGTGTTCTATAGTGGTTGTGCGGCACCGCGATCGCGGTGTTGCTGCCACCGGAACGTCAAGGAGACTCGCCATGGAACTACCGCTCCATTCGATGGGTAACTTGTTCGCCCAGTTGGGACTGCCGTCGGACGAGGCCGCCATCGACGGCTTCATCGCGGCGCATGCGCCATTGTCGGACGGAATGCCCTTGGCGAGCGCGCCCTTCTGGTCGCCCGCGCAAGCGCGCTTTCTGCGTGAGGAAATTCTTGAGGACGCCGACTGGGCGGAGGTGATCGACCAGTTGAATGTCCGTTTGCATTCCTGAGCGCCTCGACACGAAGGCGGGGCGGGAGGCCGGCGCCGCGTGCGTGCGGCCGGCGGCACGCGCAGCTCTCTTGGGGGCGCATCATGGAAAGCAGAAGCATCTCGGTCATTACAGGGGCAAGTCGCGGCCTCGGCCGTGCCGCCGCCCAGCGGCTGGCGACGATGGAGGGGCAACTCGTCATCGCCACGGCGCGCAACGTCTCGGATCTGGCGCCCTTGTGTTCCAAGCTCGGAATGAGCGGGCACGAGGTCGAAACCCATCAACTGGACGTGACCGACGACGCGTCCGCGCGTGGCTTGCGCGACTGGATCGCCGAGCGTTTCGGGCGCGTCGACGTCCTGATCAACAACGCGGGCGTGCTGCTCGACCGGTACTCCACGAGTGTGCTGGAGTTGCCGCTGGACGTGTTGCGCAAGACCTTCGAGACCAACCTGCTCGGGGCGCTGCGGGTGACGCAGGCGCTGGTGCCGTTGATGCGCACGAGCCGCGCCGGGCGCGTCGTCAATCTCGCGTCGGAAATGGGCGCACTCGCGGAGATGGAGGCGGGCGCACCCGCTTACCGGATGTCCAAGACGGCGCTGAACGCGCTGACGCGGATCCTCGCCGACGAACTCGCGGGGACGTCGATCAAGGTCAATTCCGCGTGTCCGGGCTGGTGCCGGACCGACCTGGGCGGAGTCGAGGCGCCCCGCTCGGCCGAGGAAGGCATCGACACGGTAATATGGCTTGCGACCTTGCCGGCGGACGGTCCGACGGGCGGCTTCTTCCACGACCGCAAGCCGATCCCCTGGTAGCCTCGGATCAGCTCGCCGCCGCTTGGGCGGGAGGCAGCGCGCAGAGCTGTCGCGGCACGCAAGCGAGCGACCAGTGGGCGCGGGCCCAGGCCCAGATCTCATCGCGTGACGCGCGCGCCAAATCGGCGGGCGGTTCCTGTCCGAGGAAGGCGAGGGCCGCGGCGAGCGAGGGTGTCGGGGCGTGATCGTCGAGCGGCGCTGCGAGCGTCTGCTTGGAGAGTTTTTCGCCGGCCGCGTTGACGACGACGGGCAGGTGGGCGTAGCCCGGTGTCGGCACGCCGAGCAGGTGCTGCAGGTGGATCTGGCGCCCCGTCGAGCCCAGCAGGTCGGCGCCGCGCACGATGTCGGTGACGCCGGCCGCGGCGTCGTCGACGACGACGGCGAGCTGGTAGGCGAATTGACCGTCGCCGCGCAGCACGACGAAGTCGCCGACCTCGCTGCCCAGGTCTTCGCGCTGCGGGCCCTGGATACGATCGACGAAGGCGACCGTCCCTTCCGCGCGGACCCGCCAGGCATGCGGGGCACGCCCGGGAGGGAGGCCGTTGCGGCAGGTGCCGGGGTAGATTCGCGAACCGTCGCGCGCGAGGGTCGAATCGGCGAGTTCGCGGCGCGTGCAGGCACACGCGAAGACGTGGCCGGCAGCCTGCAATTGTTCGAACGCCTGCCGATAGGCGTCGAGCCGCCCGCTTTGCCAGACGATGTCCCCATCCCATTCGAAGCCGAAGCGCGCCAGCGTCGCGATGATGCCGTCGGCTGCACCGGGGGTCGTGCGGGGCGCGTCGACGTCCTCGATGCGCAGTAGCCAGCGTCCGCCGTGCGCGCGGGCTTCGAGGAAACTGCCGACTGCGGCGACGAGCGAGCCGAAATGGAGCGGCCCGGTTGGCGACGGGGCGAAGCGTCCGACGTAGGGGCGGGACGCGATGCTCATGGCGCGATGGCGGCGAAGTCGGTGAAGCGCGCGGGCCGCAGGCCGGCCGCCGCGAGGTCTTCCGCGTAATCCGCGGATGCGAGATAGGCGAGTTCGGTCTCGCGTGGTGTCGTGAGGGGGTCGCAGGCGCGCAGTTCGGCGTCGACCCGGCCCGGATGGACGTGGACGAGGGGGTGCGGCCCGGCGTTCGCGAGGAAGGCGCGCATCAGCGTACGGAACGGTATCCGCCCGGAGAAATCGTGCAGGCCGGCGAAGCCGTCGTTGGCGGGCAGTGCATGCCGGCGCAGCAGGCGGCGCAGGCCCAGTCCGAGCGTCGAGATCAGCAGCGCCTTGGGCAGGGCGATCCCTCGACGCAGGCTGCGGACGGGCGCCTCGACACAGTCGCGCACCCAGATGCGACGTGCCGGGTAGCGGCGCAGCATCTCATCGACGAGCGCCTCCCGGATTACCGGGAAGACGTGGGCGTGCTGGTGGCCGTCGACGTAATCGGGAGGGGCCCCCCAGACGTCTTCGAAGGCGTCGAGTTGGGCCCGGATCTCGTCGCGGATGGCGTCGGCTGGGAGGGCGCGTGCCAGGGCGCGCGGAAGGAGCTGTCCCAGCGCGGGAAGGCGCCCGTCGTGGGCCAGTCCACGCGCGACGGTGAGCGGTTTGTGGTCGGTGAAGGTCAGGTGCAGGCCAACGTCGGCCGGCGTCTGGCGCAGCACGGTGCGCAATTGGGGCGCGTGGCGCCGCCAATCGGGGAGCGGTGTCATGCAGCTCGTGGCCGACAGCCGGCCGCGCGCGATCAGTTCGGCGATCGCTTCGCTGACGCCGCCCGCGATGCCGAAATCGTCGGCGCAGACGATCACGGGACGGGGGGCTGCGGAAGACTTAACAATTTCTGGCATGGTGTTGTGGTCAAAGGGGTGCGCGGTCAACGCGGCGAGGGGGATTTTCGTTTACTCTCCGGCGCTTCCGCCGATTTTCTTCAAAACGGATCACCGTGTCTTCCTCCCTTTCGAACGCCGCACCCACTGTCACACCGCTGCGCAACAGCCGGCCACTCCTGTCCGTGGTGATTCCGCTCTACAACGAGAGCGGCTCCCTGGACGCGCTGCACACGCGCCTGCAGGCCGTGATCGCCCAGCTGCCCGTTTCGGGCCACGAGATCGTGTTCGTCGATGACGGTAGTCGCGACACGACCTACGCCGAAGCGAGTGCGCTGTGCGCGGTCGACCCGGCCTTGCGGGCGATCCGCTTCGCGCGCAACTTCGGCAAGGAGGCGGCGATGGCGGCGGGGCTGCGCGCGGCGCGCGGCGACATTGTGGTGCTGATGGACGGCGACCTGCAGCATCCGCCCGAGCTGATCCCCGAGATGGTCGCACGCTGGCAGCAGGGCGCGAAGATGGTGACCGCGGTGCGCCGTTCGCGCGACACCGATCCCTGGCTGCGGCGCCAGCTGTCGCGGGGCTTCTACGGCCTCTTCAAGCGCGTCTCGGAAGTCGCGCTCGCCGAAGGGGGCGGGGACTTCCGGCTCTTCGACCGGGCCGTCGTCGACGCGATCAACAGCCTGCCGGAGCGCACGCGCTTCATGAAGGGCATCACGAGCTGGGTCGGCTTCCGTCAGGAAGAGATCGATTTCGAGCCCGCCGAGCGGGCGGCGGGCGCTTCGGCGTGGTCGCTGCTGCGGCTGCTGCGCTACGCCATCGACGGACTGTCGGCCTTCAGCACGTTGCCGCTGCGCGTGTGGTCCCTGATGGGCATCATGATTTCGGCGATCTCCGTCCTGTACGGCGGCTTTCTCGTCGTGCGCACGGCGATCTTCGGTATCGACGTGCCCGGCTACGCGTCGATCATCGTCTCGGTGCTGTTCCTGTCGGGCATCCAGCTGATCAGCCTCGGCGTGCTCGGCGAGTACGTCGGGCGCATCTTCACCGAGGTCAAGGGACGGCCCCTGTATCTTGTCGCGGAGCGTCTGGGCTTCGACGAGGACAAGAAGTGAACGCGCCGACCAAGGTTTCGGGCGACGCTCCGGCGGTCGCCGGCCTCTCGATCGCGCCGCTGTGGGCGCGGCGTGCGGCGTGGCTGCTCCTCGCGCTCGTCGGTGTGTTCATCCTCTACAGCTTCGGCCAGCATGGCATCAGCAATGACGAGGAGGTTCAGCACGTCTATGGTCGGCTCCTCGTCGATTTCTACGGCTCGGGCTTCGCCGACCGCGCCGCCTTCCAGTACAAGAACCTGTACCTCTACGGCGGGCTCTTCGACCTGATCGCGGCAACGCTCGAAAAGCTCGTGCCGATGAACGTGTGGGACCTGCGCCACCTGTTGTCGGCCGGGTTCGGGCTGCTCGGGCTAGTCGGCACCTGGCTCCTCGCACGCCTGCTGGCGGGGGAATGGGCGGGCCTGCTGGCGCTGCTGCTGCTGTCGATCACCGGCGCGTGGTCGGGGGCGATGTTTACGCACACGAAGGACGTGCCCTTCGCGACGACGATGGTGTGGGCCCTGTATTTCACGACGCGCTTCGCCGCGACGCTGCCGCGCTGGCGTGCGAGCGACCTTGTCGGTCTGGGCGTTGCAATCGGCTGTGCGTTCGGGCTGCGCGTCGGCGCGGTGTTCGCGGTGTTCTACCTCGGCTGCGCCGTGCTCGCCGGCGCATGGCTGCACGGGATCGACCTGCGCTCGCGTCTTGCCGTCCTCGGACGTGCGGTGCTCGCGCTGCTGCCGGCCGCGGTGCTCGCCTTTGCACTGATGGGCTTCTTCTGGCCGTGGGCCGTGCTGTCGACCGGCAACCTCGTGAAGGCGATGACGACCTTCTCGCATTTCTCCTTCGATCTCTACACGATCGTGAACGGCGTCGTGATGAAGAACGGGGAGGTGCCGGGCACCTACCTGCTGACGTATCTCCTGATCCGTCTGCCCGAGCTTTTCCTGCTCGGCGTCGCGCTGGCGCTGCTCGGTGGTCTGCGAGCCCTTCCGGAGGTAGTCGCCACGTCCGACGGGCGCGAGCGGGCGCTGCGCTGGTTGCCGGTGGCGCTGGCCGCGTTCTTTCCGCTCGCCTACACGCTGCTGGCGGCGCCGCCGCTCTACAACGGCATCCGTCACTTCACCTTCCTGCTGCCGCCGCTGGCCGTGGTCGGCGGGGCGGGGCTATACGGTGCATGGCAGCACGCCGCGCGCTGGCCGCGTGCGCGCCTCGCTGCAGCCGCGGCCTGCGCGCTGCTCGTCGCCGGCCAGGTCGTGACCCTCGCGCGCCTGCATCCCTATGAATACATCGCATACAACGGCTTCATCGGCGGCGTGCGAGGCAGTGAGGGGCGCTGGGAGCTGGACTACTGGGGTGACAGCCTCCGGCCGGCAGCGGCGCTTCTGAACGCCTACGTCGCCGCGGAAGGGCCGGCGGCGCGCACCTACACGGTTGCGGTCTGTGCCGAGTCGGTGCAGGGCAGTGCCTGGCTCGCTCCGGGGCTCGAAGTGACGCGCGATTGGCGTGTCGCGGACTTCTTCCTGTCGCCGACGCAAATGGACTGCCATACGGCGGTGAAGGGGCGGATCATCGGCGAAATCGCGCGCGAAGGCGTGACGCTCGCGATCGTGCGCGACCGGAGGATGCTCGAAGGGGCCGATCGCGACCCGCGGATCCCGAAATGAGCGATACGAGCCATTTCGCGCGCTTTCTGCGGTTTGCCGCCGTTGGCGCGGTCGGGACCGTCGCGCACTACGCGCTGCTGCTGGCGCTGGTCGAAGGGGCTCACGTGGATCCGATCGCCGGATCGGTGGCGGGCTTCCTGCTCGGGGCGCTCGTCAATTACACGCTGAACCGCACGCTCGTGTTCCGCTCCGACCGCGCCCACGTCGAGGCGCTCCCGCGCTTCCTCGCCGTCGCCGGCATGGGGCTGTGCTGGAATGCGCTGCTGATGTACCTGTTGGTCGATTGGATCGGCCTGTACTACTTCCTCGCGCAGATGCTGACGACGGCGATCCTGCTCTGCTGGCACTATGTCGGCAACGCCCTATGGACTTTCCGCAAGCGCATCGCGCACGAGTGACGCCCGATCATCCGGCTTGTGAGCAGACGTGAAAAGGCCCCGCGGGCAGGTCGCAGGCGGGGCCTTTGCTGATGGACGCTGCGCTTAGACGTTGAACAGGAAGTTCAGCACATCTCCGTCGCGCACGACGTATTCCTTGCCTTCGGCGCGCATCTTGCCGGCTTCCTTCGCGCCCGCTTCGCCCTTGAAGGCGATGAAGTCTTCGTAGGCGATGGTCTGCGCGCGGATGAAACCGCGTTCGAAGTCGGTGTGGATCACGCCGGCCGCCTGTGGGGCGGTGTCGCCGACGTGGATCGTCCAGGCGCGTACTTCCTTCACACCGGCAGTGAAGTAGGTCTGCAGGCCCAGCAGTGTGTAGCCGGCGCGGATCAGGCGGTCGAGGCCGGGCTCTTCGAGGCCCATCGACTCGAGGAAGTCCTTCTTGTCGGCGTCGTCGAGGTCGGCGATCTCGGCTTCGATCGCGGCGCACAGCGCGACGACCTGCGCGCCTTCGGCGGCGGCGTGGGCGCGCACGGCATCCAGGTGCGGGTTGTTCGCGAAGCCGTCTTCGGCGACGTTCGCAGCGTACAGCACCGGTTTGGCGGTGATCAGGCAGAAGGGCTTGATCGCGGCCCATTCTTCCTTGCTGAAGTCGAGCGCGCGCACCGGCTTCGCTTCGTTCAACTGGGCGAGGCACTTCTCGAGCACCGCGACAAGGATCTTGGCTTCCTTGTCGCCCGCGGCAGCAGGGCGCTTGTAGCGGTTGACGGCCTTTTCGACGGTC
It encodes:
- a CDS encoding glycosyltransferase family 2 protein, with amino-acid sequence MSSSLSNAAPTVTPLRNSRPLLSVVIPLYNESGSLDALHTRLQAVIAQLPVSGHEIVFVDDGSRDTTYAEASALCAVDPALRAIRFARNFGKEAAMAAGLRAARGDIVVLMDGDLQHPPELIPEMVARWQQGAKMVTAVRRSRDTDPWLRRQLSRGFYGLFKRVSEVALAEGGGDFRLFDRAVVDAINSLPERTRFMKGITSWVGFRQEEIDFEPAERAAGASAWSLLRLLRYAIDGLSAFSTLPLRVWSLMGIMISAISVLYGGFLVVRTAIFGIDVPGYASIIVSVLFLSGIQLISLGVLGEYVGRIFTEVKGRPLYLVAERLGFDEDKK
- a CDS encoding GtrA family protein, with the protein product MSDTSHFARFLRFAAVGAVGTVAHYALLLALVEGAHVDPIAGSVAGFLLGALVNYTLNRTLVFRSDRAHVEALPRFLAVAGMGLCWNALLMYLLVDWIGLYYFLAQMLTTAILLCWHYVGNALWTFRKRIAHE
- the ychF gene encoding redox-regulated ATPase YchF, which codes for MSLKCGIVGLPNVGKSTLFNALTKAGIEAANYPFCTIEPNVGIVEVPDPRLAALSEIVKPQKIQPAIVEFVDIAGLVAGASKGEGLGNQFLANIRETDAIVHVVRCFADDNVVHVSGNVDPIRDIEVIDTELALADMATVEKAVNRYKRPAAAGDKEAKILVAVLEKCLAQLNEAKPVRALDFSKEEWAAIKPFCLITAKPVLYAANVAEDGFANNPHLDAVRAHAAAEGAQVVALCAAIEAEIADLDDADKKDFLESMGLEEPGLDRLIRAGYTLLGLQTYFTAGVKEVRAWTIHVGDTAPQAAGVIHTDFERGFIRAQTIAYEDFIAFKGEAGAKEAGKMRAEGKEYVVRDGDVLNFLFNV
- a CDS encoding DUF2789 domain-containing protein, producing MELPLHSMGNLFAQLGLPSDEAAIDGFIAAHAPLSDGMPLASAPFWSPAQARFLREEILEDADWAEVIDQLNVRLHS
- a CDS encoding SDR family oxidoreductase → MESRSISVITGASRGLGRAAAQRLATMEGQLVIATARNVSDLAPLCSKLGMSGHEVETHQLDVTDDASARGLRDWIAERFGRVDVLINNAGVLLDRYSTSVLELPLDVLRKTFETNLLGALRVTQALVPLMRTSRAGRVVNLASEMGALAEMEAGAPAYRMSKTALNALTRILADELAGTSIKVNSACPGWCRTDLGGVEAPRSAEEGIDTVIWLATLPADGPTGGFFHDRKPIPW
- a CDS encoding glycosyltransferase family 39 protein; translation: MNAPTKVSGDAPAVAGLSIAPLWARRAAWLLLALVGVFILYSFGQHGISNDEEVQHVYGRLLVDFYGSGFADRAAFQYKNLYLYGGLFDLIAATLEKLVPMNVWDLRHLLSAGFGLLGLVGTWLLARLLAGEWAGLLALLLLSITGAWSGAMFTHTKDVPFATTMVWALYFTTRFAATLPRWRASDLVGLGVAIGCAFGLRVGAVFAVFYLGCAVLAGAWLHGIDLRSRLAVLGRAVLALLPAAVLAFALMGFFWPWAVLSTGNLVKAMTTFSHFSFDLYTIVNGVVMKNGEVPGTYLLTYLLIRLPELFLLGVALALLGGLRALPEVVATSDGRERALRWLPVALAAFFPLAYTLLAAPPLYNGIRHFTFLLPPLAVVGGAGLYGAWQHAARWPRARLAAAAACALLVAGQVVTLARLHPYEYIAYNGFIGGVRGSEGRWELDYWGDSLRPAAALLNAYVAAEGPAARTYTVAVCAESVQGSAWLAPGLEVTRDWRVADFFLSPTQMDCHTAVKGRIIGEIAREGVTLAIVRDRRMLEGADRDPRIPK
- the gluQRS gene encoding tRNA glutamyl-Q(34) synthetase GluQRS, translating into MSIASRPYVGRFAPSPTGPLHFGSLVAAVGSFLEARAHGGRWLLRIEDVDAPRTTPGAADGIIATLARFGFEWDGDIVWQSGRLDAYRQAFEQLQAAGHVFACACTRRELADSTLARDGSRIYPGTCRNGLPPGRAPHAWRVRAEGTVAFVDRIQGPQREDLGSEVGDFVVLRGDGQFAYQLAVVVDDAAAGVTDIVRGADLLGSTGRQIHLQHLLGVPTPGYAHLPVVVNAAGEKLSKQTLAAPLDDHAPTPSLAAALAFLGQEPPADLARASRDEIWAWARAHWSLACVPRQLCALPPAQAAAS
- a CDS encoding ChbG/HpnK family deacetylase, which encodes MPEIVKSSAAPRPVIVCADDFGIAGGVSEAIAELIARGRLSATSCMTPLPDWRRHAPQLRTVLRQTPADVGLHLTFTDHKPLTVARGLAHDGRLPALGQLLPRALARALPADAIRDEIRAQLDAFEDVWGAPPDYVDGHQHAHVFPVIREALVDEMLRRYPARRIWVRDCVEAPVRSLRRGIALPKALLISTLGLGLRRLLRRHALPANDGFAGLHDFSGRIPFRTLMRAFLANAGPHPLVHVHPGRVDAELRACDPLTTPRETELAYLASADYAEDLAAAGLRPARFTDFAAIAP